The Pempheris klunzingeri isolate RE-2024b chromosome 1, fPemKlu1.hap1, whole genome shotgun sequence genome includes a region encoding these proteins:
- the LOC139198675 gene encoding large ribosomal subunit protein P2-like, whose product MRYVAAYLLAALGGNESPEAKDIKKILESVGIEADDARLTKVISELSGKNVNEVIATGYGKLASMPAGGAVAVASSAGAGSGGAAAPAAAEEKKEEKKEESEESDDDMGFGLFD is encoded by the exons ATGCGTTACGTTGCTGCTTACCTGCTCGCTGCCCTTGGTGGCAATGAAAGCCCAGAGGCCAAGGACATCAAGAAGATCCTGGAAAGTGTTGGTATTGAGGCCGATGACGCACGCCTGACCAAG GTCATCTCTGAGCTCAGTGGAAAGAATGTGAATGAGGTGATTGCCACAG GTTACGGTAAGCTGGCCAGCATGCCAGCAGGCGGTGCTGTAGCCGTTGCCAGCTCTGCGGGTGCTGGCTCAGGCGGAGCCGCAGCCCCTGCTGCAG ctgaagagaagaaggaggagaagaaagaggagtcTGAGGAGTCCGATGACGACATGGGATTCGGCCTGTTCGACTAA
- the lin7c gene encoding protein lin-7 homolog C, translating to MASLGEPVRLERDINRAVELLDKLQRTGEVPPQKLQALQRVLQSEFCNAVREVYEHVYETVDINSSPEVRANATAKATVAAFAASEGHSHPRVVELPKTEEGLGFNIMGGKEQNSPIYISRIIPGGIADRHGGLKRGDQLLSVNGVSVEGEHHEKAVELLKAAQGTVKLVVRYTPKVLEEMESRFEKMRSAKRRQQNNYPQ from the exons ATGGCATCACTTGGGGAGCCCGTGCGGTTGGAAAGAG ATATTAACCGTGCCGTTGAACTGCTTGATAAACTCCAGAGGACGGGGGAAGTGCCTCCCCAGAAGCTGCAAGCGCTGCAGAGGGTCTTGCAGAGTGAATTCTGCAACGCCGTCAGAGAA GTATATGAGCATGTGTATGAAACAGTGGACATCAACAGCAGTCCTGAGGTCAGAGCCAACGCCACAGCAAAG GCTACCGTGGCAGCCTTTGCAGCAAGTGAGGGACACTCACATCCGCGTGTCGTAGAACTGCCCAAGACAGAAGAAGGCCTGGGTTTTAATATAATGGGTGGAAAGGAGCAAAACTCGCCTATTTACATCTCACGGATCATCCCGGGAGGCATCGCTGATCGACATGGAGGCCTCAAGAGAGGCGACCAGCTTCTCTCTGTTAATGGGGTG aGTGTGGAGGGTGAGCACCATGAGAAAGCTGTGGAACTCCTCAAAGCAGCTCAGGGCACAGTGAAGCTGGTAGTAAGGTACACCCCCAAAGTCCTAGAGGAAATGGAGTCACGCTTTGAGAAAATGAGGTCGGCAAAGCGCAGGCAACAGAACAACTATCCCCAGTAG